In one Culex quinquefasciatus strain JHB chromosome 2, VPISU_Cqui_1.0_pri_paternal, whole genome shotgun sequence genomic region, the following are encoded:
- the LOC6044033 gene encoding uncharacterized protein LOC6044033: MGDYPRSNSSIKRLKEKADIADFILKPLDEDDDGPTPSMKVKKAIRSRRRATRNRTAVDLSDPRNCFVKPSGSLIPIPISELKPKHAFPKDPEAESLLGEKRVSIISSFETVKWNFDKGEPEAEVEPPPWMEPFSCDGMFEARYDLLPMELILIIFKQITVSDRMAAGETCRRWMEASYYYEPFLNQTYYHFDRSDCGDQVAPFKYFSEGFRYYPRLVFTQVDFNKHSDFWFNHGLGITELTLRSCKIRKKKFLSIMRNLLNLRKLELMQCDELFKNWNIEYNHQEPMFPFFMFCLKHLSLSGCDYFNEYHFERFITMAPNLSSIDVSNCFINLYLSKRITMLDRVMKLINRNRYLMKSLNLADTPCVDDFIWHCLCELESLQLTHFTIAYSDRVPLKDPGILRFFGLQTDLTYLNLTSSIGLSDECLQKIITSCPRLHTLLIRRCWLISDEGVGATTLTKEGVEIVRRPMHTLEHLRVLDISNCERISDFSIQTYIIGKRPREMNELQLCMLNNLSESSIYYIAVTFKNIQVLNLDSSANAITDNSLQYIMCYLTELRDLNIVACTKLLVKIFKYLPQADRTSAGFTCWHWYEASTYLGFAQERCLHLVGVEFDDFKPPVSELLLSYHCYPVIKLTRVKLNVYSKFWGIFGEFIRDITFEKCMIWRERIISVFKFMPNLQVARFVECDLLRDDLFKNWKFFENGVVNVYFDSVLHLSLARNNFSVLQFSTMVEMMPNLRAVDFSNCFRNVDVTKKTQLLNCILTFIQHRQNDLKELNLIGAPVDDIFLRGMVNARGLSLESFSLTYLEKLPQRKPAIIDLLREQNEIRTLDLSLSAGITDYCLEQVVRNMPGLTVLKIAGCSGVSDYGIMQIFKLRQLNVLDLSKCRFTKRAITDGTNDNNKPPLNELVLELLNPLDDECIIKIGSSFKNLTVLSMAGSASNMTDCALQHIFLHLTSLEHFNLERSTKLTDAGFTGIDLPQKTFAIWDIAETFSIDRLRKLRILKVSGCYKITDFALRYSFRFMELKELSLSRCHQITKQGMEKLVTSCPALEYLDLSECPQINDYCVELIAQNLKRLSTLKLANCPLVSDVALGFLAQYCKNLKYLYVRGCHKLPPDIMERLAKITTLRQVYKS, from the exons ATGGGCGACTATCCCCGGTCCAACTCGAGCATCAAGCGGTTGAAGGAAAAGGCGGACATTGCGGACTTTATCTTGAAGCCACTCGATGAGGACGACGATGGACCGACTCCGTCCATGAAGGTGAAGAAGGCGATCAGGTCGCGGAGGAGAGCGACGCGGAACAGGACGGCGGTGGACTTGAGCGATCCGAGGAATTGTTTTGTGAAACCGTCAGGATCGTTGATTCCCATACCCATTTCAGAGCTGAAGCCAAAGCATGCGTTTCCCAAGGATCCCGAGGCAGAGAGCTTGCTGGGCGAAAAGAGAGTTAGTATTATTAGTTCGTTCGAAACGGTCAAGTGGAACTTTGACAAGGGTGAACCGGAGGCGGAGGTCGAGCCACCACCATGGATGGAACCTTTCAGTTGCGATGGAATGTTCGAAGCGAGGTATGATCTCCTACCGATGGAGTTGATATTGATCATATTTAAGCAGATTACCGTAAGTGACCGCATGGCGGCTGGGGAGACGTGCAGACGGTGGATGGAGGCGTCCTACTATTACGAGCCATTCCTGAACCAAACATACTACCACTTTGATCGTTCGGACTGTGGCGATCAAGTGGCTCCGTTCAAGTACTTTAGCGAAGGTTTCCGATACTATCCCAGGCTGGTGTTTACACAGGTAGACTTTAACAAGCACAGTGACTTCTGGTTCAATCACGGCCTTGGCATCACGGAACTTACGCTGCGATCGTGCAAGATCAGGAAGAAGAAGTTCCTTTCAATAATGCGGAACCTGCTGAATTTGCGCAAACTTGAGTTAATGCAGTGTGATGAGCTGTTCAAAAACTGGAACATCGAGTACAACCACCAGGAACCAATGTTCCCATTTTTCATGTTCTGTCTGAAGCATCTGTCCCTCTCCGGATGTGACTACTTCAACGAGTACCACTTTGAGCGATTCATAACCATGGCGCCGAACCTGTCCTCGATCGACGTCTCCAACTGTTTCATCAACCTGTACCTCTCCAAACGCATCACCATGCTCGATCGCGTCATGAAGCTGATCAACCGCAACCGGTACCTCATGAAATCCCTCAACCTTGCGGACACCCCCTGCGTGGACGACTTCATCTGGCACTGCCTCTGCGAACTGGAATCTCTACAGCTCACCCACTTTACGATAGCGTACAGTGATCGCGTACCCCTCAAAGACCCCGGAATTCTGCGGTTCTTCGGCCTTCAAACCGACCTCACCTACCTCAACCTCACCTCCTCGATCGGACTAAGCGACGAATGTCTGCAAAAGATCATCACCAGCTGTCCCCGGTTGCACACGCTGCTTATCCGACGCTGCTGGTTGATCAGCGACGAGGGAGTTGGCGCCACGACACTGACAAAGGAAGGAGTGGAAATTGTGCGGCGGCCCATGCACACCCTGGAACACCTGCGCGTGCTGGACATCTCCAACTGCGAGCGCATCAGCGACTTTTCCATCCAAACGTACATCATCGGGAAGCGACCCCGCGAGATGAACGAACTCCAGCTGTGCATGCTGAACAACCTGTCCGAGTCCAGCATCTACTACATCGCGGTCACCTTCAAGAATATCCAAGTTCTAAACCTGGACAGCTCGGCCAACGCCATCACCGACAACTCGCTGCAGTACATCATGTGCTACCTGACCGAACTGCGGGACCTCAACATTGTCGCGTGCACCAAG CTATTGGTGAAGATCTTCAAGTACCTCCCGCAGGCCGATCGCACCTCGGCGGGTTTTACCTGTTGGCACTGGTACGAGGCGTCCACGTATCTAGGATTCGCCCAGGAACGGTGTCTACACTTGGTGGGCGTCGAGTTCGATGACTTTAAACCGCCAGTCTCGGAGCTGCTGCTGAGTTACCATTGCTATCCGGTGATCAAGCTGACGCGGGTCAAACTAAACGTGTACAGCAAGTTTTGGGGGATTTTTGGGGAGTTTATACGGGATATAACGTTTGAAAAGTGTATGATCTGGAGGGAGCGGATTATTTCGGTGTTCAAGTTCATGCCAAACTTGCAGGTGGCGCGATTTGTCGAGTGTGACTTGCTGAGGGATGACCTGTTCAAGAACTGGAAGTTCTTCGAGAATGGAGTTGTGAACGTGTACTTTGACAGCGTTCTGCATTTGAGTTTGGCGCGAAATAACTTCAGCGTGTTGCAGTTCAGCACCATGGTCGAGATGATGCCTAACTTGAGGGCGGTAGACTTCTCCAACTGCTTCCGTAACGTCGATGTTACCAAGAAGACGCAGTTGTTGAACTGTATTTTGACGTTCATTCAGCATCGGCAGAACGATTTGAAGGAGCTGAACTTGATCGGCGCTCCGGTAGACGATATCTTCCTACGAGGCATGGTGAACGCTAGAGGATTGTCCCTGGAAAGCTTTAGCTTGACCTACTTGGAGAAACTGCCTCAGCGAAAGCCAGCGATCATCGATCTTCTCCGGGAACAAAACGAGATTCGAACGCTTGATCTTTCACTATCAGCGGGCATCACCGACTACTGTTTAGAACAGGTCGTACGGAACATGCCCGGATTAACTGTGCTAAAGATCGCCGGATGTAGTGGAGTCTCGGATTACGGGATCATGCAGATTTTCAAGCTTCGTCAGCTGAACGTTCTGGATCTATCCAAGTGTCGCTTTACAAAGCGCGCGATCACCGACGGTACCAACGACAATAACAAACCCCCGTTGAACGAACTCGTTCTAGAACTGCTGAATCCCCTCGATGACGAGTGCATCATCAAGATCGGATCCAGCTTTAAAAATCTAACTGTTTTGAGCATGGCAGGGTCAGCGTCCAACATGACAGACTGCGCCCTTCAGCACATCTTCCTTCATCTCACAAGTCTCGAACATTTTAACCTAGAGAGAAGTACCAAG CTCACGGACGCCGGCTTTACCGGCATCGACCTGCCCCAGAAGACGTTCGCCATCTGGGACATCGCGGAGACGTTCTCGATCGACCGGCTCCGGAAGCTGCGCATCCTGAAGGTTTCCGGCTGCTACAAGATCACCGATTTTGCCCTGCGGTACTCGTTCCGCTTCATGGAACTGAAGGAGCTCAGCCTATCCCGGTGTCACCAG ATTACCAAGCAAGGCATGGAAAAGCTCGTGACGAGCTGTCCGGCGCTGGAGTACCTGGACCTGAGCGAGTGTCCCCAGATCAACGACTACTGCGTGGAGTTGATAGCGCAGAACTTGAAACGGCTCAGCACGCTCAAGCTGGCCAACTGTCCGCTGGTGAGCGACGTGGCGTTGGGATTTTTGGCGCAGTATTGCAAGAATTTGAAG TACCTGTACGTGCGAGGATGTCACAAACTGCCCCCGGATATTATGGAGCGTTTGGCGAAGATCACCACACTCAGACAGGTGTACAAATCTTGA
- the LOC6044031 gene encoding dynein regulatory complex subunit 6: MMDFFIANNHLEKPKEEEPAPEPETTGFHDLPMELLLKIMKMVSLDDRVAAGQTCRRWLEASHYYTPFNEKLVFRFSNINFCDNEPPIKNFIQAFRIFPRIELSSVTFYGNSDFWPDFGEFVLELSFRNCLIRDTELAWALQHVPNLRKLRIESCDELFRMWQFDKQFHCCQSNFVLEKLLDVSVANNDFMDEKHFNWIMTIAPNMAHLDISNCFKMVTAVRRVAMVEHIMRFINNRRFQLETLKFSGTLSIDDICLSTLAMLDGLCLESLSLTFCDKIPPAIIDLLRRQPELKITPALQFKVGKVKKTIQTPGFISFLTSQPNLVHLDLSSSLGVTDEVMELITTTLTKLKTLKLRRCILITDEGIMEIVKLERLEVLDLSNCERISDRAMFNGVIGRRMKNLQELYLCELPSLSDYSLIQVTLNFDKIQILDLSSSPNAATDATLQYINFYLLHLRKLILYCCTKVTDAGLTGIDLPYNPLEIWDISESFAIDRIFKLRTLVLTGCYKITDLALQKGFSFGELKELHLARCSMLTEAGIEALVTNNKSIEYLDLSECPNVNDHCIDLITANLKRLKTLKVNKCPMLTDDSLYFVSVNCHYLKHISLAGCFKLNRVEERLQAAIPTLKTINNK, translated from the exons ATGATGGACTTTTTCATAGCCAACAATCACTTGGAGAAACCCAAGGAGGAGGAACCTGCGCCCGAACCGGAAACCACCGGCTTCCACGACCTTCCGATGGAG CTGCTGTTGAAGATCATGAAGATGGTCAGCTTGGACGATCGCGTCGCCGCCGGGCAGACCTGTCGCCGATGGTTGGAGGCGTCGCACTACTACACCCCGTTCAACGAGAAGCTGGTGTTTCGCTTCTCGAACATTAACTTTTGCGACAATGAGCCACCGATCAAGAACTTTATACAGGCGTTCCGCATCTTTCCGAGGATCGAGTTGAGCTCGGTGACGTTCTACGGGAACAGTGACTTTTGGCCGGATTTTGGGGAGTTTGTGCTCGAGTTGAGCTTCCGGAACTGCCTAATTCGGGACACGGAGTTGGCGTGGGCGTTGCAGCACGTGCCAAACCTGCGCAAGCTGCGGATCGAGTCGTGCGATGAGCTGTTCCGGATGTGGCAGTTCGACAAACAGTTCCACTGCTGTCAGTCGAACTTTGTGTTGGAGAAGCTGTTGGATGTCTCGGTGGCGAATAACGACTTTATGGATGAGAAACACTTCAACTGGATCATGACGATCGCGCCGAACATGGCCCATCTCGACATTTCCAACTGTTTCAAGATGGTTACAGCGGTACGGAGAGTCGCGATGGTTGAGCACATCATGCGGTTCATCAACAATCGTAGGTTTCAGCTGGAAACGCTCAAGTTTAGTGGTACCTTGTCGATCGACGACATCTGCTTGAGCACGTTGGCCATGCTGGACGGACTATGTCTGGAGAGCCTCAGCCTGACGTTCTGCGACAAAATACCCCCGGCGATCATCGATCTGCTGAGACGGCAACCCGAGCTGAAGATAACCCCCGCCCTGCAATTCAAAGTTGGTAAAGTGAAGAAAACCATCCAAACGCCCGGCTTCATCAGCTTCCTCACCAGTCAACCCAACCTGGTCCACCTCGATCTTTCCTCTTCCCTCGGAGTGACCGACGAAGTCATGGAACTTATCACTACCACCCTAACGAAGCTAAAAACGCTCAAACTACGCCGCTGTATTCTCATCACCGACGAGGGGATCATGGAAATTGTCAAGCTAGAACGCCTCGAAGTTCTTGACCTGTCCAACTGCGAACGAATCTCCGACCGGGCCATGTTCAACGGCGTGATCGGTCGCAGAATGAAGAATCTCCAAGAACTTTACCTGTGTGAACTGCCCAGCCTAAGTGACTACTCGCTCATCCAGGTTACGCTCAACTTTGACAAAATTCAAATCCTTGATCTCAGCAGTTCTCCGAACGCCGCGACGGACGCCACCCTGCAGTACATCAACTTCTACCTGCTACACCTGCGCAAGCTGATTCTGTACTGTTGCACGAAGGTGACGGACGCTGGCCTGACGGGAATCGACCTGCCGTACAACCCGCTCGAGATATGGGACATTTCCGAGTCGTTCGCGATCGATCGCATCTTCAAGCTACGCACGCTGGTCCTCACCGGGTGCTACAAGATCACCGATCTTGCCCTGCAGAAAGGGTTCAGCTTTGGCGAGCTGAAGGAACTGCACCTGGCGCGGTGCTCGATG CTCACCGAGGCCGGCATCGAGGCGCTCGTCACCAACAACAAGTCCATCGAGTACCTGGACCTCAGCGAGTGCCCCAACGTGAACGACCACTGCATCGACCTGATAACGGCCAATCTGAAGCGGCTCAAAACGCTCAAGGTCAACAAGTGCCCCATGCTGACGGACGACAGTCTGTACTTTGTCAGCGTCAACTGCCACTACCTGAAG CACATTTCGCTAGCCGGATGCTTCAAGCTGAACCGGGTCGAGGAGCGGCTACAGGCGGCGATCCCCACGCTCAAGACGATCAACAACAAGTAG
- the LOC6044034 gene encoding LOW QUALITY PROTEIN: dynein regulatory complex subunit 6 (The sequence of the model RefSeq protein was modified relative to this genomic sequence to represent the inferred CDS: inserted 2 bases in 1 codon) → MEMMMESYFNLHYYGYGMGELGFDSDDEDMEEEEEKIVEPVKEEVENREFPFDDDVFQYIAKAPRARVGWDNLPMEVRXGNVWMTLGLMNSLFQVLIHVFTFIRPSDRNSAALTCRRWFEALRHPQFLNATCFHFERIEVCDSKSPIQIFLDSFRHFTNIKLTRVQFSGQTAFWDFFGVYIREITFDNCALTKPKLCNIVGCLPNLERLNLIDCDELFKSWHPVDFQDMILCKRLIHLGLRKCSAFNEEHLNYLIAMAPRISSLEISKCLKELDPNQRVQILSHILRILKIYKHQMKSVNFSYTMYDDLFLKQFAEIESMSLSTISLSFFARAPIKDPGIIDVLRKHTNLIHLDLTSFLNLTDFALIEIADSMPLLKTLKLNGCWLLTDFGIGEIRRLRKLTILDLSDCDRITDEGFMKAIIDKGRTNMRELHLSMLPGISEGMILKICLTLVNLTVVDFCGSNCVNDTSIQYMFSYLRMLRVLRLNGCVKISDAGLTGIDLERPAIEIWNEQQTFSLDMLQGLQELQISGCFKVTDLALTTCFKLVELREINLSHCVNITDKGIEAMVLNCPSLEVMDLSDCHLLNDRAIELISKHLIRLKGLKLLRLPLLTAESIYAILTNCKLLKNINLRGCHKLPRDTTTLLGKLKSLRNLPKY, encoded by the exons ATGGAGATGATGATGGAGAGTTACTTTAATCTGCATTACTATGGGTATGGAATGGGTGAGCTGGGGTTTGATTCGGACGACGAAGATATGGAAGAAGAAGAGGAGAAGATCGTGGAACCGGTGAAGGAAGAGGTCGAGAATCGAGAGTTTCCGTTCGACGACGATGTGTTTCAATACATCGCGAAAGCTCCGCGGGCTCGAGTTGGTTGGGACAACCTTCCAATGGAGGTAAG AGGTAATGTTTGGATGACCCTCGGGCTCATGAACTCTCTCTTTCAGGTACTGATCCACGTCTTCACGTTCATCCGACCGAGTGATCGTAACTCGGCGGCCCTTACGTGTCGTCGTTGGTTTGAGGCCCTGCGTCATCCGCAGTTCCTGAACGCGACTTGCTTTCATTTCGAGCGGATCGAGGTCTGCGACAGCAAGTCTCCGATCCAGATCTTCCTGGACAGCTTTCGGCACTTTACCAACATCAAGCTGACGCGGGTTCAGTTCAGCGGCCAAACGGCGTTCTGGGACTTCTTCGGAGTGTACATCCGCGAGATAACGTTCGACAACTGCGCACTAACCAAGCCAAAACTCTGCAACATCGTGGGCTGCCTGCCAAATTTAGAACGTCTCAATTTGATCGACTGTGACGAGCTGTTCAAGAGCTGGCACCCGGTAGACTTTCAAGACATGATCCTCTGCAAGCGCCTTATCCACCTCGGTCTACGCAAGTGTAGTGCCTTCAACGAGGAGCACCTCAACTACCTGATCGCAATGGCCCCACGCATATCGTCCCTCGAGATCTCCAAGTGCCTCAAGGAGCTCGACCCAAACCAGCGCGTCCAAATTCTGTCCCACATTCTGCGCATCCTAAAAATCTACAAGCACCAGATGAAGTCGGTCAACTTTAGCTACACCATGTACGATGACCTGTTTCTCAAACAATTCGCCGAGATTGAGAGCATGTCCCTGAGCACCATCAGCCTGTCCTTCTTCGCACGAGCCCCCATCAAAGACCCCGGCATCATCGACGTTCTCCGGAAGCACACCAACTTGATCCACCTAGATCTAACTTCCTTCCTAAACCTCACCGACTTTGCCCTGATCGAGATAGCCGACTCCATGCCCCTGTTGAAGACCCTCAAGCTCAACGGTTGCTGGCTCCTGACGGACTTTGGAATTGGCGAAATCCGAAGGCTCCGCAAGCTGACGATCCTGGACCTGTCGGATTGCGATCGCATCACCGACGAAGGTTTCATGAAGGCGATCATCGACAAAGGCCGGACTAACATGAGGGAGCTACACCTGAGTATGCTGCCCGGGATTTCCGAGGGTATGATACTGAAGATCTGTCTGACACTGGTGAATCTGACCGTGGTGGACTTTTGCGGGTCGAACTGTGTGAACGATACCTCGATTCAGTACATGTTTTCCTACTTGAGGATGCTGCGGGTCTTGCGGTTGAACGGGTGTGTTAAg ATCTCCGACGCGGGCCTGACCGGCATCGACCTCGAGCGGCCCGCCATCGAGATCTGGAACGAGCAGCAAACCTTCTCGCTGGACATGCTCCAGGGCCTCCAGGAACTGCAAATTTCCGGCTGCTTCAAGGTCACGGACCTGGCCCTCACAACCTGCTTCAAGCTTGTCGAACTGCGCGAAATCAACCTGTCGCACTGCGTTAAT ATCACCGACAAAGGCATCGAAGCCATGGTCCTGAACTGTCCCTCGCTGGAAGTGATGGATCTGAGCGATTGCCACCTGCTCAACGATCGTGCCATCGAACTAATCAGCAAACATCTAATTAGGTTAAAGGGTTTGAAGCTGTTGCGACTGCCGTTGCTCACTGCCGAAAGTATCTACGCGATTTTGACCAATTGCAAGCTGCTGAAGAACATTAATCTGAGGGGGTGTCACAAACTGCCACGAGACACGACCACGCTGCTGGGGAAGCTAAAGTCGCTGCGAAATTTGCCAAAGTATTGA
- the LOC6044032 gene encoding 28S ribosomal protein S31, mitochondrial codes for MFHLVRSNISRLHKSSSTARLLANANFCSDSSKDDDGQRKPKQPKDDQKPAAAPSAALSRLNELLSMMNTGNEVQLVKKVQLAQPAGQKKGGSKKAKKEDSDSESDSDDERPKDLLKATKKVASSLGGDAKQTEAELLAKLLGGSGEGSSLSDVITGMQVDREGAAKEEVKLTRSNVVRKSIEKKASKEHRGDYAREPRERKRAPLTALVPPPTGASVKLFDGEPLGIFTDPSLLRESPDVLKTWNALHERELRLAVTHPPANHFQKMALWTEQGKLWRFPINNEQGLDEEAKVSFTEHIFLEDHLEPWCPKRGPIRHFMELVCVGLSKNYFISAHEKREHILWFRDYFEQKKDLLKQVIVQE; via the exons atgtttcatttagtTCGTTCAAACATTAGCAG ATTACATAAGAGCTCCAGCACGGCCCGGCTGCTGGCCAACGCAAACTTCTGTTCCGACTCGTCCAAGGACGACGATGGCCAGCGTAAGCCAAAACAACCGAAAGATGACCAGAAACCCGCGGCCGCTCCTTCCGCCGCCCTGAGTCGCCTCAACGAGCTGCTGTCGATGATGAACACCGGCAACGAGGTCCAGCTGGTGAAGAAGGTCCAGCTGGCTCAACCTGCGGGTCAGAAGAAGGGAGGCAGTAAGAAGGCCAAGAAGGAGGATTCCGATTCGGAGTCGGACTcggacgatgaacggccaaagGATTTGCTGAAGGCAACGAAGAAGGTCGCGAGCTCGCTGGGCGGAGATGCCAAGCAAACGGAGGCGGAACTGCTGGCCAAGTTGCTCGGGGGAAGCGGGGAGGGGTCCAGTCTGAGCGACGTCATCACCGGCATGCAGGTCGATCGGGAGGGCGCGGCCAAGGAGGAGGTCAAGCTAACCCGGAGCAACGTCGTGAGGAAGTCGATCGAAAAGAAGGCTTCGAAGGAACATCGGGGAGATTACGCGAGGGAACCTCGCGAGCGAAAACGAGCTCCGCTAACGGCACTTGTACCGCCTCCAACCGGAGCCAGCGTCAAGTTGTTCGACGGAGAACCGCTGGGCATTTTCACCGATCCGTCGCTGTTGCGCGAAAGTCCGGACGTCCTCAAGACCTGGAACGCCCTGCACGAGCGAGAACTCCGCCTCGCGGTCACCCATCCGCCGGCCAACCACTTCCAAAAGATGGCCCTCTGGACGGAGCAGGGCAAACTGTGGCGATTCCCCATCAACAACGAGCAGGGCTTGGACGAGGAGGCGAAGGTGTCCTTCACCGAGCACATCTTCCTCGAGGACCACCTGGAACCGTGGTGTCCGAAGCGGGGCCCCATCCGGCACTTTATGGAGCTTGTTTGTGTGGGGCTGTCGAAGAATTACTTTATCAGTGCGCACGAGAAGCGGGAGCACATTTTGTGGTTCCGGGATTACTTTGAGCAGAAGAAAGATTTGCTGAAGCAGGTAATCGTGCAGGAGTAG